In Chanodichthys erythropterus isolate Z2021 chromosome 20, ASM2448905v1, whole genome shotgun sequence, the genomic stretch tttattacaatatttCTTAAGTTGTTTtgcaaagattaaaaaaaaaaaaaaaagtatctgttacggttgctggtgtatAAAGCACACGACGAGGAGAAATATACATAAACAAGTCTTTTACTGGAATATCCACAGGAGAGTacaggaacaggcaggaacATACACCCAACAATACAAGTACAATACCGGACAACACAGGACTGGAAACACTGGGCTTATATACAAGGGATAACAAGCAGGGtgataaggaacagctgggtgtgatgattAGTTGCTATGGTGAATGACTAGTGGCGGGAAATAGGACAACAACAAGTCCAGAGTGAGTCCAACACAGAGTGCACATGTAACATATCGCCCCCTCCCGgaaaggcgcgtcctcgcgccgtggaGAGTGGAAGAAGAAATGGATGGTGCTGATGGTGTAGGAGGCGGTTCGGGAGGCGGACGGCTATCTGGGAGGAGGCGAAGTGCAGGAGTCCAGGGAGGTGCTGATGGAGGAGAAATCCAGGGAAGTACAAGTGGTGAAGTCCAGGGAGGTGCCGATGGTGGTGAAGTCCAGTGAATGGCCTTGAGCAGAGGAGACCAGATGTTGCTCCAGGCCACAACCAGGACGGCGACCCAAGGCGGCGTTGCTGGAGGGAGGAGCCGAGGTGGTGAAGCGTTCCAAACCACCTTGGGGAGGCGTGGAAGCAGCGCCGCCGAAGAAGAGGGACCCTTAGGCGAAGACAGAGAGCCGAAGGAGTGGAGTGATGCCGATGACCTCTGAGTCCGCGACGACGTCCTCGTGACGGCCCCCCGAGGCAGCAGCAGTGTACTGGAGGGCTGAGGTGGAGCTGGAACGACTGAGGGCCAAGGCGGAGTCTGAGGGAAGGCGGAGCCCAACGGAGCCGTAGGGGTTGAGGGTCGGAGAAACTCGAACGACCCGTAAGTCCGTGGCAAAGTGAAGGCGATGACTGACCCAGGCGGAGCTGCAGGACCGAGGGAGTCCAGTGGAGCCGAAAGCTCGATGGTCACTGCTGTAGACGAGGGTGGCAGGAGCAGAGGCGGAGGAGTCAGGACGATGAGTCGAGGTGGAATGACGTGATCTGAGGCCGGAGGCGGAGCCACAGGATCCTCATCGCCTGAGGCTGGCTCACAACAGGCCCCAGGTGTAGCCACACCACTGAGAGGAGGCTGGAGTAGAGCTGAGGGCGTGATGTGAGACAGTAAAGGCTGGGTAGCAGGCAAGGTTGTGGGCTGGAGAACAGGCAGAAAAGCAGAGGGACTAGGACAAACAAAGTCATTAACGGGGTTTTGGAGAGGAGGTCGGAGAGGGAGGCTCTGCGGGACCATTTcatccaaaatgaaaatgacagtCTCAGGAGGTACTAACACAGGTAAGGAATCTTCTTCAAAGTCATAATGGTCTATAGTGCTTGCCTGGAACTCACTCTCAGTGGCGGGAGTGTGGGCGGGGCTCCCATCCAACCCCTCGTCTTCCACACTGTCTCCCTCGGCAATGGTgacagcaaacacacacacctggtcagacacGCTGGGCTCCGTCTCCGCGGCGATGTTACGCTCAGTCGTTCCACTCATCGCTGGCTCTTGCATCACGATGGAGGCGGGCTCTCTGTCTTCGGTGGCGCTGCGCTGTCTTTCCACGCCCTCAGAGGGTTCCTGGCTGGGCACTGGAGTGGGAGTGGGACTGGCGTAGCTGTCGCAGAAATCCACGGTCATCGACGATCCACAGGACGCCAGTACCCACTCCACGTATTCAGGGAAGCTCCCTCGAGGTCCTTCCCCAGACAGCAGCGCTTTGGTGGCGGTGTTCAGGCCGGCAAACAGAAAGTTGCAAAGGCTGCTGTCCGGGAAATGTGTCGATGGTACAAGAAACAGAAAGTCATTCAAATGTTCCTCGAGGGAGCGGTCCTTCTGCTCAAGGCAGATTAACAGAAATGCGGGTGTGTACATAGTGACGGGGAAGAGGAGTGAAACATGAAAAACACTGAGAcggaaaacaacaaaacactaaacacgCCGCAATCTGTTTGACTGTTTCGGTCCGGTAttctgttacggttgctggtgtatAAAGCACACGACGAGGAGAAATATACATAAACAAGTATTTTACTGGAATATCCACAGGAGAGTACAGGAACAGGTAGGAACATACACCCAACAATAAAAGTACAATACCGGACAACACAGGACTGGAAACACTGGGCTTATATACAAGGGATAACAAGCAGGGtgataaggaacagctgggtgtgatgattAGTTGCTATGGTGAATGACTAGTGGCGGGAAATAGAACAACAACAAGTCCAGAGTGAGTCCAAAACAGAGTGCACATGTAACAGTATCATTATTTAACAAACTAATTGGTCTCCAATTTACTAAGAATAGTTTATCTTTATTAGGCTTGGGTATAAGCGTAATTACCCCTTGTTTTAGTGATGCAGGCATTTCTCTCAAATCAATTGCTTATTTAAAAACAGCAAGTAAAAAGGGTGCAAGGTCAATACAAACAATTTTTATAGAATTCCCTTGTCAAGCCTTCATTTCCAGGAGACTTATTGTCTTTAAGACTATACAATTTGTAATTTCCACAATATTTAATTCTTTGTCACATAATTTTTTGTAATCTGATGTAatcttattaatatttgttgatacattattaagaaaaaaatctgcATCAGTTAGTTGATTATTTGAACTATACAATTTACTATAAAATTGATTAACAAAACAAGAAATATCCTTGGGATTATCATTAGTGaatcaatttattattattttgttttcaaaagttatttcttttttctaaaccaaaaaagtatttagtattttttttctcctgctTCTATCCATTTTTGTCTAGAACTAACAAAAGAACCCCTAGCTTTCTCTTTGTAAATATTATCCAGCTCATTCTGCAATGTAGCAAGTTTTAATAATTCAGTGCTTGACATATTTTGGTTATTTCTACACAAAAAACATTACACTTCAATAAACTATTATTTAACTTCAAATATCCTCGCTTAGCTCTACTTGATTGACAAACTAAcacattaattttaatatatatgccCTTGTGATCTGTAAAAACCGATGGTTCAATAGTAACAAATTCAACTCTCTCTTTTATATGATCTGAAATTAGCCAAAAATCAATACGTGACTGTTGAAATATGTCCCTATTACTCCACGTACAACTGTGGATTTTTATATCTCCGTGTGTCAATTATGTTCAGTCATTAACAAACATTGCTTAATTCACTTGCCATATTGTCAATTCAAGGTGGCCATCTATCTTGTTTTCCGTCAAACACCGTGTTAACATCACCACCCCAAATTACTTCAGCAGAGGGGACTTTTGAATGTAAATGATTAATATGACCTTCAATATCCTGAAAGATGAACTCgtttgcttttttattattggtggcatatacatttataataataattttaacttGGTTTGTATCAATAAGTAGAGCAATCCAATGACCTTGATCATCTGTTTTATGGCTTAGAACCATCCCTGAGAACTTGTCCTTTAAAATAGCGACAACTGCTGTTCTGTTTGATGCACCAAAAGAAAACCAAATGTCACAACCCCACTGATTCTTCCAAAAGACCACATCATCTTTGCAGGCATGAGTTTTTTGAATGAAACAAAAATCTGCTTCTTTacctttacaaaacaaaaacagagctTTTCTTTTTAACATGTCTTGTATACCCTTGGCATTAACTGAAAATAAAGTTATTGACATGAACTTGAACAAGAAGAAAAGATAACCTTAACAGAACAGTTAGGTTAACTGATCAAATTAAGGTTGAAAGTGTTGAGAGTGTATAAAGGGTAATCTTACTCCCATCTTTTCGAGAATCAGTCACAGTTCAGTAGTCAATTTTTACATCCTGTTTGCTTCACTGAGtaagaaacaaaaaataaaaaagaacctCATGAAGTTGTAATTTCACATTACGAATAtaagcagcaataataataaaaaaaccttTATAATTCGTTCAagtctttaaataataatagcCTAAAGCAAATAGACTTTTCATGTCACAGTAATTATAATTCAGAACCCAAAGTGAAGAGTGTAGtggtttacattttaatttctttaccATCTACGATTGCCTTGATTCCCAGTCATTTCCCTTTGCTTCTTTCCATGTGAGGTCCCTCGCTGTTCTGGAAGTGAATCTTATTATCACTGGCCTTGGTTTCTTATCCTTGCCGCTATCTGCGCTGCGTCTTCCAACTCAATGAGCAATGTCCACATTGTTTGCCACAAAGTTACAATCTACCTCAACAACCACTGCTTTGCAGATTTCCATTACCCGAGTCTTGACATTATCCTCTGCGCGTTCGGTCAGCACCTCCAATCGAAGATTCCATCTCCGACAGTACCgatcctgataatttattcagtCCTCTAAATCAGAGATGCACTTCAGGTTTGCttcgtttttgtttttcagatcTTTGTTCTCCTTCCGAATGTCGAAAATTTCAGAATGCACCACTTCTAGCGCTTCTTTCAACAGATTGATGCTGTTCGAATTTTCTTTTACCATGTCTTTTATTTCTCCGGATGACTGTCTAATTATTTGAATGATGTATGCTGTACCTGACTTAACGTTAGTTCGTCCATTGTATCACCTTTCTCATGCTTTTTCGACGGAGGCGCTTTGGATGGTGTATTTGGAGTCGAATCACAATCTCATCCCTTTTTCTGTTGACAAGTGTAAGAAAGAGTTTGGCTAATAAGTATTTTTTTCCGTCGTTCTTTGAAGTTCGATATCCATCTCTCCGTGGGCTGACAAGTCCATGATAACTTCTAGACTCTTCTAGATCTAGTCTCAATAACCCCTAACAAGTGTGACTTATTTCTTACATAAATATTTGTAAGAAATACCCTAAATTGATGTAAGAGCTATAACATGTGCGTCTAATCGAGACGCCATCTTGGAGCCCTCTCCCGTGTGAGTCCGCTAGAACTACTTTAGCCGtgcgtttccctgaaaataattgcacaccttatAACAttggtcaaccaatcagattcgagcatTCAGCAGCCCCTGTTTTATAAGCtggaataaaatgttttaaaaaggaaaaagttAAAGTACAGTTATGAAAAATGAATACCTAAATAGGAACATAGTACTAATAAATAGTAAACTATAATTATGATCAATTAAGATTAATTAAGATCAATTAAGATTAACTTAATACTTGCAGTATAAAACTACTACTTTACTGAGAGTAcatttcaaagtgtactttcatatactaaaaatgtactacgagtattaaaatagtaaactactagtatATTTATAAGTTCAGTTGTACAGATGAAGAACAAAAGAGAAATGTATAGTTGTGAACTAGTTGTGCACttaaagtttactactgttacacttatagtacacttaaatttatactttttatatactaaattgggccaatttagtcccaagcaGTACTGAAATAGTCCATTTACAAGTCtactactagtacattgataCTAGTATgcttactacataaagtataaaatatatacttgaacattacttaagtatacttcataaaattaatttgaattataCTTCTTTTTCATGAGGGTAGGCTCAGTGTTAGTATTAGTGAACAGTTTGGTTTGTTTTCCTCTCTCCCTTTAGATCTGCCTGAAGCACGAGTCCAGTCAGAATGGACAGAAGCATTTCCTGATGAAAAAGTGTCTTTGCAGTGTGTGATTCCTGTTGATGAAAACTGGATCTATAAGTGGTTCAAGGGCTCAGAAAATGTTGTCTCCAGTGATGAAAGAAGCATAAAAGACaacactctcactctctcagtAAAGTCTGGTCATGAAGGGGATTATGCGTGTCAAGCTGAGCTGAAGGGCAGGACGGTGACAACCGCAAAAagcaaaatacatttattaaaggtTTATGGTAAGAtttgtcactgaaaaaaaaaaaaaaaatctgttttcaaTTTAGTTAAAACCAACATGGCATGACTAAATCATAATCTGTTACATTGTGAAATAcagccatttaaaaaaagaaaaagaaaaaaaaatcttatttcagAACACAGCTCTTTATTTAagcataatgtttattttataatgtaaactttgtttatcttGTAATTGTTTACTATTAAGTTTTGGTGCTGTTTATTACCACCCTTAATTTAGGACGTCCcaaaatttataattataaaattataattataataaatgcatgaatataaatgtattaatttttaaaattatttttttagttataaaggataattataaaatataatacacaTTATATGTATTAAAACAATTACACattattttgttaattaaaaataattattttaattacaatctttttttttttttttttatgattctaAAGGATCAAAGCCAACAGTCGTTCTGAAGCAAGATCCATCATATCCAGAGATCTACACTGGGGAACAAGTCAAACTCATTTGTAGCATTAAAGAGGAGACATCAGAATGGCAATACCAGTGGCAAAATCATTCAGTGCTAGTAAACAATCACACTTACACTATCCCAAGTGCTACACTCGATCAAAATGGGGAATACACTTGCAAAATAACAAGGAAAGAGATGACATACACTGAATCCACAAAATTGAATATAAGCGGTAAGATTAATCCTTTTTATACATCAAGGCATAATACAATGTCAAAACATGTCTGGTtcttttacattattattatggtGTTTATCTGTGCAGAGCCGCCTCGACCAAAACTGTCAATAGAGTCTGAATGGAAAACTTTTTACCCAACTGAAAAAGTGACTCTGAAGTGTTCAGTCGATGGAGGTCCAAATGAATGGAGCTATGAATGGTTTAAAAATAGAACTCAGCTTTCAGTTGACAAGGACATTTCCTTTTCTGAAAACACGCTCTCAATCAGCTCAGCAAAAGCGATTCATTCAGGACAGTATACCTGCAGAGGAAAACACCTGACAAGAACACCAGTGACTACAAGACAAACAGAATCTTTGCAACTTCATATTTATGGTAAAACTACTTATGATATTCTATGATTAATACATATGAACGAAATTGACAGGCACCCAAAAGaagctgtttatattttaagttgtttttcatttacattgGCCTGTATCAGTGTACAGTGATTCATGTCAGTGTTTGCAGTTCCCTGTCTATTCTTCATGACTTTAGCCAGACACTATTAGCACCATGAGTCAGTACATTTAGTATTGAATTATGAAGAATAACAAGTATATGCAACTCAAGGCAGTTATTGTTTGAAGAGAGTGCATTATTACTAATTCTACCCCTGTGATTCTTAGATATCATACGAAAACCAGACATCACAAAACATCGGTGGTTTGATTTCTTCTACACTGGGGAGAAAGTCCAGCTTGGTTGTAATATGCCTGGTGATGGATGGAAGTATGACTGGTATAAAGACTCAAAACCCTTGATCACAGATCCAACCTTCACTATCAGCCCTGCATCTCTCTCTGACACTGGTGTCTATCACTGCAAAGCAAAGAGAGGAGACTTCTCAGTGGACAGTGAGATTCTACGAGTGCAAGTTCAAGGTGAGTCCATAATTTACCTCTTATAAATAAGTAATTTATATTGTGGAATATTCTTCCCATTGTGCATTCATTGACTTTACAATGCCTCAGTAAAGATCCCAGGAAATGTACAGACTGATTAACCCACTTTGCAAATGTCAGCcaaatgtgtaaatgtaaataaaatgacaGAGTCAATAGagttaaatatgtattttagatTAATTGATTTCATAAACAAGAACAACATTCGTTAAAGGTCCATGGTAAGTTttgccaaagaaaaaaaatctgttgtCAGTTTAGCTAAAAGCAGCATGTCATGACTAAATCATAATCTGATTCATTGGAAAATACAGCCATTTTAGAAATTTATAATTTTAGAACACAGTTTTTGGAATTTTGTATGTTTCATAAGCTCACTATTTTAGAATTTCAACACTGTAtagtttttaatttagttttggtGCTGTTCCAGCCTCAATTTAGGCAAACACTTCTtggcattttcattgaaatcATAAACAAAACCAGcataaatattgttttactagtctttaaatttttttatgattataaaataattatacattattttttataattataaaggCTCAGAGCCAACAGTCCTTCCGAATCATCCATCATTCACAGAGATCTACACTGAGTTCACTTTGTTACATTATTATAATTGTGTTTATCTCTGTAGACCCACCTCAACCAAAACTGTCAATAGAGTCTGAATGGAAAACATTTTACCCAACTGAAAAAGTGATTCTGAAGTGTTCAATTGATGGAGGTTCAAATGAATGGAGCTATGAATGGTTTAGAAATAGCACTCCGATTTCAGTTGATAAGGACATTTCCTTTTCTGGAAACACACTCTCAATCAGCTCAGCAAAAGCAAGTCATTCAGGACAGTATACCTGCAGAGGAAAACACCTGACGAGAACACCAGTGACTACAGGACAAGCAGAAGCTTTGCAACTTCATATTTATGGTAAAACTACTTATGAAAATATGATGTTCTATTATTGATATATGTGAAAGAAAGAATAATTGGCACCCAAAAAAGTTCAGTGAAGaagctgtttatattttaagatatttttcatttgcattGGCCTCTATCAATGTACAGTGGTTCATGTCAGCAATTTCCTACCTACTCTTGACAACAGGTTACAGAAGCCAGACACTATTAGCAGCATGTGTCAATTTAGTCTCAGATTATGAAGAATAACAACCATAAGCAACTCAGGCAGTTATTGTTTGAAGAGAGTGCATTATTACTAATTCTACCCCTGTGATTCTTAGATAACACACCAAAACCAGACATCACAAAACATCGGTGGTTTGATTTCTTCTACACTGGGGAGAAAGTCCAGCTTGGTTGTAATATGTCTGGTGATGGATGGAAGTATGACTGGTATAAAGGCTCAAAACCCTTGATCACAGATCCAACCTTCAATATCAGCTCAGCATCTCTCTCTGACACTGGTGTCTATCACTGCAAAGCAAAGAGAGGAGACTTCTCAGTGGACAGTGAGACTCTACGAGTGCAAGTTCAAGGTGAGTCCATAATTTACTTCTTTACAGTGATTTCTATTGTGGAATATTTTTTCCCATTGTTCATTCATTGACTTTACAATGCCTCAGTAAAGTTCCCAGGAAATGTACAGACTGATTAAATGTAGGCCCACTTTGGAAGTGTCCGCcaaatgtgtaaatgtaaataaaatgacaGAGTCAAgagagttaaagggttagttcacccaaaaatgaaaattctgtcagtaattactcaccctcatgttgataCAACCATgtaagtctttctttcatcttcagatcacaaattaatatttttgtgattaaaTATGAGCGGTGGAATACTCCTCCATTGGCTTTAAGGGGGCACAAACTTGTCCGTCCAGAAAGTCagtgaagaaaatgtttaaatagtctatGCCACTACAGTGGCTCAACCGTACGTTTCTCAAGCGAagataatactttttgtgcgaaaaaaacaaacaaaagaatgactttattcaactattcattttctctcttGTAGGCCTCTGACGTTAGTTCACGAGAGCTCCATGACGCATGCGCGAGAACTAAACTGACGACGGTTTTCTTCTACTACTACTTGTTACTGGCTGCTCACTCCTTAGGAGTATtaccgccacctagtgttcaagATGAAGTGCTGGCATAGCCGGAAGCGCTAAACTTTGTTTACAAGCAGGTGAACGTGCGCGCTGTatgtaaaaaacattatttgtaaatatgtcgGCAGATTTTGACGTAGATGAAGACTTGAATTTTTTAACCAACCTTACTTATTTGAACCTGAATACACAGACATTGAAATGCAAGAGATGGAAGAGGCTGCCGCTGCAACACAACCACAGTCTCAAGCTTCCGAAAGACAGAGAGCATTGGAGAGCTGGTGGTGTAAATGTAATCAGTGCCAGGCGATGCCAACTGAACAGGAGAGCATGTGCTGCATCGATTGGGACATTGTCATGCCACAGCTTGAAAGTTTGGATAACGCAGACAATGGGACAAGTGTATTTCGCTGTATAACCGAGGATCCCGGTTTTCCGCCCCCGCTAAGTAGAAGTGTTTTAGAAGTGTTTTTTAATTTGCCTAAAGTGAACTGGAAGAGACGTCCGAGGCCAGAAGGACCGGCTGGCACTTTATCTATGGAGTAAGTAGGTTTGTTTTGACTGTAGAATAATTACACGTGCAGCCTAGCTTTTTACAATGTGTTTTCTTTATCATCTATCCTTATGTGTGTAAACActttctatttctttttttttttttgtttacagtCAGTACAGTCTTCATCTACGTCAAAATCTGCcgacatatttacaaataatggtTTTTACATACAGCGCGCGCGTTCACCTGTTTGTAAACAAAGTTTAGCGCTTCCGGCTATGCCAGCACTTCATcttgaacactaggtggcggtaATACTCCTAAGGAGTGAGAAGCCAGTAACAAGTAGTAGTAGAAGAAGACCGTCGTCAGTTTAGTTCTCGCACATGCGTCATGGAGCTCTCGTGAACTAACGTCAGAGGCCTACaagagagaaaatgaatagttgaataaagtcgttcttttgtttgtttttttggcacgaAAAGTATTATCGTCGCTTGAGAAACGTACGGTTGAGCCACTGTAGTGGcatggactatttaaacattttcttcactGACTTTCTGGACGGACAAGTTTGTGCCCCCTTAAAGCCAATGGAGGAGTATTCCACCGCTCATAtttaatcacaaaaatattaatttgtgatccgaagatgaaagaaagacttacATGGTTGtatcaacatgagggtgagtaattactgacagaattttcatttttgggtgaactaaccctttaaatatgtattttagatgAATTGATTTTATAAACAAGAAACAGTTAAGCTACACATAACAACATTAACTTTGACACACATTAGACTTTGTACTAGTATCAGGCTCTCTGTGAACACATCCACCTTAAAGTTTGGTTCGTTTTCCTCTCTCCCTTTAGATCTGCCTGAAGCACGAGTCCAGTCAGAATGGACAGAAGCGTTTCCTGATGAAAAAGTGTTTTTGCAGTGTGTGATTTCTGTATCTGAAAACTGGATCTATAAGTGGTTCAAGGGCTCAGAAAATGTTGTCTCCAGTGATGAAAGAAGCATAAAAGACAACACACTTACTCTCTCAGTAAAGTCTGGTCATGAAGGGGATTATGCGTGTCAAGCTGAGCTGAAGGGCAGGACGGTGACAACCGCAAAAAGCAAAACATATTCGTTAACAGTTCATGGTAAGTTTTGTCACAGAAGAATCTATTATCAGTTTAGATAAAAACAGCATGTCATGactaaaacacaaacacagctcTTTATTTTTGCATAATTCTTA encodes the following:
- the LOC137009544 gene encoding Fc receptor-like protein 5, whose translation is METFKIILLTVAVCVQVTSQESTGDSSTQIPKPNITRNPTHKVLYRTETVTLHCEVPEGASEFQYDWYKDSTNLETDHQSNVTVKEGGKYECKAKNGTSESENSDAYTLTLQDLPEARVQSEWTEAFPDEKVSLQCVIPVDENWIYKWFKGSENVVSSDERSIKDNTLTLSVKSGHEGDYACQAELKGRTVTTAKSKIHLLKVYGSKPTVVLKQDPSYPEIYTGEQVKLICSIKEETSEWQYQWQNHSVLVNNHTYTIPSATLDQNGEYTCKITRKEMTYTESTKLNISEPPRPKLSIESEWKTFYPTEKVTLKCSVDGGPNEWSYEWFKNRTQLSVDKDISFSENTLSISSAKAIHSGQYTCRGKHLTRTPVTTRQTESLQLHIYDIIRKPDITKHRWFDFFYTGEKVQLGCNMPGDGWKYDWYKDSKPLITDPTFTISPASLSDTGVYHCKAKRGDFSVDSEILRVQVQDPPQPKLSIESEWKTFYPTEKVILKCSIDGGSNEWSYEWFRNSTPISVDKDISFSGNTLSISSAKASHSGQYTCRGKHLTRTPVTTGQAEALQLHIYDNTPKPDITKHRWFDFFYTGEKVQLGCNMSGDGWKYDWYKGSKPLITDPTFNISSASLSDTGVYHCKAKRGDFSVDSETLRVQVQDLPEARVQSEWTEAFPDEKVFLQCVISVSENWIYKWFKGSENVVSSDERSIKDNTLTLSVKSGHEGDYACQAELKGRTVTTAKSKTYSLTVHGSKPTVLLKQDPPYPEIYTREQVKLICTIKEKTSKWQYQWQKHSVLVNSSTYTILNATLDQKGEYNCSIKRREMTYANSTKLNIREPPQPKLSIESEWKTFYPTEKVILKCSIDGGSNEWSYEWFRKSTPISVDEDISFSGNTLSISSAKASHSGQYTCRGKHLMRTPVTTRQAEALKLNIYVNTTKPDITKHQWFEFFTEEEVHLGCNMPGDGWEFHWYKKSKPLIAKPNYTIKSASLSDTGVYHCKAKRGDFSVDSETLQVQVEARPAAVLSLETELSDIISGNSLTLRCNISDGRQWSYAWFKNGQKLNELSHMFKVRATEETIKSEFKCKGIRTERPLYSALSEGFTANNIILKRKILLAISGCLVCCIIILIIGCLVLKFTRKPGKKETIQDDLFFSMADSKNQTASPLEEYMDNSPTEMEECEEKEELLTDHVSAVDEDDVIKDEDSPAAEANGLTSFKGL